One genomic window of Arachis stenosperma cultivar V10309 chromosome 10, arast.V10309.gnm1.PFL2, whole genome shotgun sequence includes the following:
- the LOC130954563 gene encoding uncharacterized protein LOC130954563, translated as MEKKRLDDHEAATISSPRSLDRFGFLVRPDASTSDGLVKSRSAQFERIREDRRVRKWRKMIGVGGSDWKHYLRKKPHVVKRRIRKGIPDCLRGLVWQLISGSRDLLLMNPGVYEQLVIYETSASELDIIRDISRTFPSHVFFQQRHGPGQRSLYNVLKAYSVFDRDVGYVQGMGFLAGLLLLYMSEEDAFWLLVALLKGAVHAPMEGLYLTGLPLVQQYLFQFEHLVQEHLPKLGEHFAQEMINPSMYASQWFITVFSYSFPFHLALRIWDVFLFEGVKIVFKVGLALLKYCHDDLVKLPFEKLIHALKNFPQDAMNPDILLPLAYSIKISRRLEELRQEYEKKNGKITQSQELTEEQTVQRL; from the exons atggaaaagaaaagattaGATGACCATGAGGCAGCAACAATATCTTCGCCCAGGTCATTGGATAGATTCGGGTTTCTTGTAAGGCCAGATGCGAGTACTTCTGATGGTTTAGTGAAGAGTAGATCAGCTCAATTTGAAAG AATTAGGGAGGACAGAAGAGTTAGAAAATGGAGGAAGATGATTGGGGTTGGTGGAAGCGACTGGAAACATTATCTTAGAAAAAAGCCTCATGTTGTTAAAAGGCGTATAAGAAAAGGAATTCCTGATTGCTTAAGGGGCCTTGTTTGGCAGTTGATATCTGGAAGTAGAGACCTGTTGCTCATGAATCCTGGAGTTTATGAG CAACTAGTCATATATGAGACATCCGCCTCAGAACTGGATATAATTCGAGACATTTCTCGGACCTTCCCCTCACATGTATTCTTCCAACAAAGGCATGGACCTGGGCAACGTTCACTTTACAATGTTCTAAAAGCTTATTCTGTCTTTGACAGAGATGTAGGATATGTTCAG GGGATGGGGTTTTTAGCAGGTCTTTTACTTCTCTATATGAGCGAGGAGGATGCGTTTTGGTTGTTGGTGGCATTGCTGAAAGGAGCTGTTCATGCCCCAATGGAGGGGTTGTATCTG ACAGGATTGCCTCTGGTACAACAATACCTTTTCCAGTTTGAACACTTGGTCCAAGAGCATCTACCGAAGTTGGGAGAACATTTTGCCCAAGAAATGATAAATCCTAGCATGTATGCTAGCCAGTGGTTCATAACCGTATTTTCATATTCTTTTCCATTTCATTTGGCTCTTCGAATTTGGGATGTTTTTCTCTTTGAG GgtgttaaaattgttttcaaagtTGGGTTGGCCCTATTAAAGTACTGCCATGACGACTTG GTTAAATTGCCTTTTGAGAAACTGATACATGCCTTGAAGAACTTCCCTCAGGATGCAATGAATCCAGATATATTATTGCCTCTGGCTTATTCAATAAAG aTATCGAGGCGTTTAGAGGAACTGAGACAAGAGTATGAGAAGAAGAATGGAAAGATTACTCAATCCCAAGAACTTACAGAAGAGCAAACGGTTCAACGCCTATAG